The segment TATATCATAGAATCTAGGAAAAACGAAGAGGAGAAACGCAGAAAGGATGAACCCCTCAGATGCAACCTCACCAATTTTAACATCTCCAAAAAAGGCACCAAGGAGAGTCATCTGAATCACAAAGATCCTATAagtgaagaaatggaaagacacaaaagagaacaaaaaaaaaaaaaaatgtaaaaagtaaTTCTATTCCTCctagaaatataaataaaaggaggaaaagcgACAGTtcaaagaatatttttttcagtagACAGCATGACTGCAGTGGGGAGGGAGAAGACGGAGAGGCGAAGAACCAGGGGAGGAATAGGGCGTCCAGCTTTAGGAAGCGCAGTGATAGTTATGACGAGAGGGGGAAGCACtccagggggggaggaagtacTTCTGATGGAGCTGGACGTAGTCCTCGCGACGGGGGAGGAACCTGTTTCGAAAAGGAGACGCTGAGCGATAACTCGAGAAGGCAGGACTTGAGAAGGCAGGACTTGAGAAGGCAGGACTCGAGCAGGCAGGACTCGAGCAGGCAGGACTCGAGCAGGAAGGACTCGAGCAGCCCGGCCAGCCAACgagaaaggaaggaaatgtCCTACTTTGAGTGGTTAGCTAGGGAGAAGAGAAAGAAGGGGGAAGGCATTACAAGCACAGGTGAAGCAGCAGTTGTGGGGGAAGCATCTGTTGTGGGCGAAGCATCTGTTGTGGGCGAAGCATCCGTTGTGGGCGAAGCAGCCCTTCTAGGCGAAGCACCCGTTGTGGGCGACCCCGCAGCTGTGGGAGAAGGGCCAACGGACGCAGAGGCCACTCCCTGCGAGACGAGCGAGAAGGACCCACTGAGTGACGCACTGCAAGACGAGCACTATCACCTGATGTTACAACCATTGAGCGCATTCAATCTCACGCAAAACGAAAGGAATTACGAGCAAGAAGACTTTATAGTCGACAAAAACCCCATAGGAAATGGAAGGACAGGATTAGTTTTTAAAGCcatcattaaaaaagaaaacgattATGTAGCATTGAAGGTGATGGCTAAGGATACCATCGTCTCATTAAATATCGAGAGACAAGTCCTGAAGGAAATAATAATCCAAGCAAGCTTAAatcataaaaacattttacagTTAATAGCCTATTTTGAAGATAGAACCCGTTTATTCTTGATTCTGGAGCTAGCCAATGGAGGATCTAtaagaaacaaaatgaagtcaGATGCACAACCATTGCTAGAAGAACAAGTAGCTCTATACGTATACCAAATTGCAGATGCATTATCCTACCtgcataaatttaatataattcacAGAGACTTAAAACcagataatattttattgCATCACTCGGATGATCACAAAGGAGATAAGATTTACAAGTATGGTATGATTAAAATTGCTGACTTTGGTTTTTCTTGTCAGCTGAAAAATAAGAGACAAAAGAGAAGTACCTTCTGTGGGACTGTCGATTATATGCCTCCGGAGATCATTAACCAGATCCCTTATGACTGCAACGTTGACTTGTGGTGCCTGGGCATTGTCATCTTTGAGCTGCTCGTcggcttcccccccttcacGGACGACACGCAGGTGGGTTCAGCGAAGCAGTGCAGCGGCGAAGCAGCGGTGTGGCGAAGCAGTGGAGTAGCGGTGTAGAGGAGCAGGGGCGTCGTTGTAGCCTCGTTTGGGCGCCGTTGTAGCCTCGTTTGGGCTTCCTTGCAGCTTCGTTGCGGCTTCTTTACGGCTTCTTCACAGCTTCGTTGCCGCCCTGTGCACTCGCCCCGCCAGGCACCccttgcaaattttttcgcCTATTCACCACCCGCAGGAGCGCATATTCAGCCAAATCAAGGAGCTGAACTTCCACTTCCCCAAAGCAATTTCGTTGCAGGCGCGGGACCTCATACTGAAGGTGCGTCTCGTTGGTGTGGCGCGCCCTTTAGTGTGGCGCTCCCGTTGGTGTGGCGCTCCGTTTGGTGTACCGTTCCGTTTGGTGTACCGTTCCGTTTAGTGtggtttttcttctctgCCTTCTGTTCTCTGATTTCACTTCTCTTCTCTTCTGTGGTCTCAGCTCAGCGGTGTATGCCCATACGCGCGAGTAGCAGTAGGCCCCCGAGCACCCACTCACGTATGTCCCTTTTCgcttcatcttttttatctgctttcctcccccctctttCGCGGCGCAGCTATGCAGTAGAACGGCGGACGAGCGCATCTCAGCCGAACAGGTGAAGACCCACCCCTGGGTGAAGCAGTTCCTTTAGGGGATGATTATCGTTGTTGTTGCTGTGGTCTGGAGCACCCCGCGGAGAGAAGTTCACCCAGCCGTAGTGACCACGCTAAGAAgcagaaacaaaaaaaaaaaaaaaaaaaaaagcacctACGTGGGGGTGTGCGCCACATTTGaggaacacacacacacacacacacacatacagtTGTAGATTGCCACGGGTACCTATCCCCATAAATTTCCAAAAGGACAGTTGGCTGCTCCCCAATGGCACTGTTGAATGAGTTCCCTGTTTTGTTTCGTCCCCACCAGTTAgcgcatatttattttttattttaattttttttttgtatatacacGAAATTTGCCTTACACAAGggtttttacatttttgaagataaaaaaggattttgccttttttgcttttgctttgcttttgctttgcttttgctttgcttttgctttgcttttgctttgcttttgctttttctttttgcttttgccttttgcttttccttttttgcttttcctttttctttttcttttccttttttcttttcttttttttttttttccttttttttttttttttttttttttttctgtgtattCGCTAGCTAGCCACCCATTTCTCCTTCGAACTAGCCACAACATGATTAGCCTTTCTTTGCAGCTtcgttaatttaaaaatttttttgtcactcgTTTGGTAGTAGCGGCAGAGGGTTGTcttgccttttcctttcttttcccgtctattcctttttttcctttcttttcctctcttttcccttcttttcctttctgcTCTTTTGCCTGCCCAGCCCCACtgcgcccccttttttgggccTTGCCAATGAAACCGCTTCACCTCCTCGTGCTGCTCATTCTACTCCTTGCGAACCGCGCGAGGGGGGAAATCCCAGGTGGTGGCATCGGTAGAAGCAGCGGTGGAAGCGGAGATGGAAGCAGTGGGGGGGTAGTGCTCCCGCGCGACTTCGACAAAGACATGAGCGAATTGGACTTAAGCGGCCTGGAGGAAGAGATCGAAGGTTTGGGGGGGCCCCCTACATAAAGGCATTTTTCATGAACAAGCCTGTCAGGCGAACTGTTCCTTTTGGGGAATGTCATTcgaacgggggaaaaaaaaatggcattctTGAGAGAACCACCGGGACAAAGCGATCCCTATGTATTGCACCTTTTCCACCACGTGGTTCCCACGCAGGCATCGATGAAGTAGCACACAGGGATTACTACCAGTACGTGACGCAGTTATACGTCTACGTGCGCGTGGACGAAAAATACGTAAGGATCGCTAGTGAGCAGTTGGGCGGAGGCGGCCACGTCTGTGGCTACATGGCCACACCGAATCACTGCTGCTGTGTTCACCGCTTACGACGATTACTACGATTACGCCGATTACACCGATTACACCGATTACACCGCTTGCAACGATtacgccgcttcccccccagaGGACGCTCCGGAACCACCTGCAGCTGATCCGCCTCGGGGAGAAATACATGACTCTGTTGCACAACGCAATGATTAGTgtccaaatgaagaaaacagGAGTTGGGATCTTCACGTGTTTTTATCAGGACAAAGGTGGCTTCATCGGCGACACACACCACAAGCATACGTTGGTGTAATCAGTCATccacatgtacatacgtagGGACATGTGGATGTCCCATACATACACACCTCCCGGAACTGTTGCCTTGCTCCCCCTCCGCAGCCATCACGGAAAACCTAGTTACTTATTTCCTAATGCAGAAGGAGGTGGACTTTTTGGAAGTAGGTTTCGATAGGCGCTACCCAGGTGAGCACTCGCTCGTCTTCCCTGTCCAAGTGGGAGCCCAAGCGTAGCTGCGCCTGTAGGCATGACCACAACTCACGTTCGCTCCTACTCTGCTACTTCCCTTCTCTGCTACTCCCCTTCTCTCCTACTCCCCGTCTCTCCTACTTCCCATCTCTCCTTCTCCCCTTCTCCCCTCCCCTTGCTTGCCGAAGAGGGAAGGTCCGCGCCCATTGTTGACGTTGACGGGAGGATCGAGCCGATGGGGCAACCCGACGAGGAGTTATAGGGTGCTAAAAGAAGCACTAACGAACCGGTGGTAGCGAACCGGAGGTAGCGAAACGAAGGCGAGGTTGAAGCGTTCCCCCCTCAGGAACAGCCAGAAGAATCATGTGGCAAGTAAAACCAGCATTGCTGCACAGGGGAATAATGACATTAAACCAAATGGACACCAGCCGGgtacccccccctcctttttgacctttttgatcttttttttttttttattttattttattttttttccataatgCTAATGTGTGTTCTTTTAAGAGGAGAATCCTCCCCAAGAGagtcctccaaaaaaaaaagagagaaaaaaaattactgtGCATGTTACTAAACAAACAGGTGAGGACCCCTCCTTCGTTCGTTTGTCCACATGGTCATGCTTCTTCCATTCTGCACATCGGTTGGTGTCAGCTGGGGTTAATCTTCATGCGGTCAACGTTCGACGTGTTTATCTAAGTAGGGAGAGGAGCACATGCAGTATTTTACGCAGAGGGGGAGGCAATtccgtttcttcttctccaccGGGGTGGAGTTAGGTGGGCCACACACAGGGGACAACGCACAGCACACAACACGGACGGCACAACACGGAAGGTACAACACAGAAGGTACAACACGGAAGGTACAACACAGAACGCACCGCACACCACCACCCCAACACGTGGGCACAGGGCCGCTCTCACTCTGCACACGTACCATGAAGGCCGGGATTTGTAAATAGCCGCACGAGCAGCAGATTCCGGTCCACGACCACTTTCCTAACTTCGCGCTGCACTGGGAAGGGGGAGCACGCGCGGAGTGAACACATGGAGTGAACACACGGGGTGACTCCACACAGCGAGGCTGCCTGTAGGACATTGACTGAACCAGACAGCTGCCTCAGTAGGCGAACCACAAAGTGCAACTAGTGGAACAGACCCACAACGCGGAGAAGCAGCCCCACGaattaattacatttttatttggacAAATCAATACGCCCTTCATGTTGTGATTGGTGAGGAGCCACTCCTTCTTCTCGATAAAGATGCTGGTGCAGGAATGACCGTACTGTGGAAAGGGCCGAAAGGGCCGAAAGGGGccaacaaaagggggggagagggggatggaaaaaaggtaGAGGTGAGGAGAAGGCAAAGTATGGGAAAAGCACGACTAGCATCGGTGGTGTCCCCCCAATGGAGCACCGCCGCACAACTTAGCGATCATTCTGCGTGAGCATctgaggagagaaaaaaacggggaGAACACGTcacccctcctccttcttccgcCACTCCTCATTCTGCTTTTCCGAGTGGctacctttttctttatcttgtACTTGTCCAACTGGTGCTGAATGATGTCATTATCGTTGAAGAGAGTAAACCTGCAGAGCCTGCGAAGGGGGAATCGATCATTTAGCAGTGATGCAGTGGCGACGTATCGGCGAAGGTTCGCACGAAACGAAGAGCCGATTCGACACGAAGAAGCGGCAAACGTGCCATCCGCTCATACAGCCTCTCAACTAGCCGCTCATAGAGCCTCTCAACCAGCCCCTCATCCAGCCGCTCATGCAGCCCCTCACCCAGCCTTACTTGCACCTAAACTTGTACGTCGCGTCTGGCTCATTTTTAAGGTTCAAGCATTTTAGCCGCTCCAAAGCACCCCGGTCGCGCTTCATCTCTTCGTAGACGAGGTGGTATTCGCTTCGtccctttggggggaaaggTAAACATGTGCGGGTTATGTTGTGTGGGCACTGTCGTGTGGGCGACAACGTGTGGGATACGTCACGTAAGTTATGACGGGGCCAATCAACTGTCGCTCTTTACAAGGTCGGAGCAATGCCACCCTTATCACTATCACCGAGGAGGTTGTTGCAAAGGAGCATGGgtggggaaaagaaaaaaaaaaaaaaaaaaaaaatcaaaacaaGGGGAAGCTAAACACGGGGAAGCTAAACACGGGGAAGCTAAACACGGGGAAGCTAAACACGGGGAAGCTAAACTATGGTACAAACATGGGCATCCATCCCTCCCCCCTAACACGGCACGTGCAAGTAAGCATGGACGCACGAATGAGCTCGCATGGACGCACGAATGAGCTCACATGGACACACAAATGAGCGCACAAATGAGTATACAAATGAGCGCACAAATGAGTGTACAAATGAGTGTACAAATATGCGCACACATGAACACACGCAGACATGTGGGGGGCACTTCTGCCCACTCAGACCCGCGACGCTGTCGAAGCACAGTGGACGGGTCGACGCGCGGGGAGGCAGCCTCCCTCCCTCTTtattcagttttttttaaagttacaTCTAAGGTGTAGTTCATCCTCTCGTAGAGAAGCAGCTGACGGTAGAAGCTTTCGTTGGGATGGGCAAAAGGGTAACGATCCTTGAGAGTGGCGAAATTTTCGGCAATACTCTTCCCATTCTTCTTCGAGATGTAGGACAGGATGATAGACGAGCAGCGAGAAATCCCAGCCATGCAATGAactaatacatttttttcactcctaATCACTTCGTCGATGAAGGCATGGGCCTTCTCCACATGCTTTAGGATGTTCTCGTCGAAGGTGTCTAAGATATCCAAATACAtatgcttcattttgtataCATTGCTGGACGgcacgtttttattttgttcatcccTCAGGATTTTATTCAGCTCGCACACCGTTTGTGTGGTTCGGTGTGTTGACTGTGTTGACTGCGTTGGTTGTGTTGGCTGTGTTGGCTGCGTTGGTTGTGTTGGCTGTGTTGGCTGCGTTGTCCGTGTTGTCCGTGTTGGGTGCTCCTTCAGGGGGGTCATCGGCCCCGGGTGGTCACCGGGAGAAGTAGCAGAGAGGTCAAGGGGCGTCTTCCCATCATGTTCGCTaggcatttttaaattttcggCGCTTCTCGAGACCCCCGCTGGCTGGTTCCCCTGCTTTGGAGTAGCACTAAGAGTAGGACTAGCAGTAGGACCACGACTGCGACTCTTCCTGTCAAATCCAGTTGGCTCATCTGCCAAACTGCTGCTTCTCTGCCTCGCTCGGGTCTCCTCCCCTTCGTTGCTGTGCGATGCGTCCGCGGGGTCTAACACTCCACCCAGGCGCTTCTTTGTCTCCTCTGCTGCGGGTGTTGCTGCGGGTGTTGCTGCGGATGTTGCTGCGGATGATGCTGCCGATGTTGCTTCGGATGATGCTGACTCCTCATTCTGCACGACGGAGACGCAATTCACCTCCACGTCGTCCTTCAGATGCACCATTGCTTTTACGTAATCATCGATGGTCTccttgacaatttttttcttaacaatTTCGAGCgggtaaataatataatcgTAGTGTGCATAcggttttgcaaaaaggtcTTCTTCGCTATGTTCTGTTGCACCCTGGGTAGACGTATCCCCCCCCTCGGTCGGTTCCTCCCCCACATTGCTACTACATGGGGTCAAACTTGCGCCCAACTGATGAccgttttttctccctcctgcGATGCTCTGACATAGTGGCAAGGGGAAGTCCCTTCCTCCTGGGTCTCTCAAGAGTTCCCCcttgcattttaaaaatttgtctttgtaaaaaatttttctattttcctTGGGGTCGTGGTGACACCACTCGATGCTCATGCAACGGAAGCACGTGAGGACTCCCCCGATGTTTAAATTAATCAGGTGGTAAATATCGTTCGCATTGTACACGTTGCTGATGTATATGTGGTCGAATACCTTCACGATCATTTTGGTGGCTAGGTCTCTATGCACGGGAGGGTGAGCAGGGCGGCGGCAGCGCGCAGGCGAGGCGAGGCCAGTCAGGCGAGGCCGTTCAGGTGTGCCTACTGAACACACGTGGAAGCAAGTTCTGTCCCGTTCCTCCAGGGGGGGGCATCAAAATATAAGGCTCACCTTCCACTCGGTGAACAAATCGTTGTTCTACTTTACCCCCTCGTAGGATATGGCCGCTCTTGTGGATTACTCGATACACGAATGAGCCAATCTGTTGGTTTTTTCTTCCGAGTTGCCTATACATAGGAGGGAGGGGAGAGGGGAAAGAAATGACGGTGTTGTGGGATGTGTTGCCTTCCGATTTGGTCGCTCCATCACAAAGGGAGGAAGTAAGACGAGCTAAGTGATCACTGTCCCCCGGTTCATATTTGTAGAACGCGATGTGCCCCTTTGTGACACATCCCTAACGCGGAGATCCCTTGACCCTCCTCTCCCATTACACGCGTGGGCAacatggataaaaaaaaaaaaaaaaaaagttaccttAACTTGTCTCTCCCCTCTGGTGCGATTTTTCACTCACCAGTATGACACTCTGTAGCGAATTAAGCACCACAGTTATGGGGGGCGGGGAAGTGTCACTCGcacctgcttctccttcaatCTGTGGCACGTCGCGCTAACGGAAAAGCTTCTCTTCACGGCGGAATGATGTGAACTGTATCGGCTTGGCTAACCTctgcaaaattattttttgcgcaatCTTCCTACATCCCCACAGAAGGTACATTTCCCGTCCGTGGCGGATACCATCAtgtgtttaaaattttgatgaaagTGTTGATGAATGCTTTTGTGCAGCTTTTTTGAAGTTATTTTTGCAGCCTTTTTTGCAGCCTTTTTTGCAGctttttttgcagctttCTTTGCAGCCTTTTTGCagctttttttgaaaatttttttcttttttttgacgttttttttctcttttttgcctgaacagttcatacatttttatagtgcctttatttatttttttttttttttccaagtgcCAACATTTTAACGCCAATTTGGagttaattgttttttttttgtgttaccTTCCACATATTGGAAgaatacataaataacaCGCCACATGAACGTTCTTGCAACCCCTTTCTTGGCGCTtccatccattttgtgtttacCTCTGAGATGAGAAGCAGTACAAGCACGAATTAGCTTGCCGCTCTTTTCGTTTTCGAGGCTCTGCATGATGATATGTTAGTTGCGCGAGAGGAGGTATCCCAAACGAGCCCCTTAGCAATAGGCTGCATTCTTTTAACGGCCCATTTGTGTGAGCATCTTCCAACACGCGAAGTGGCGCATGGGAGCAACGCATATGTTCCTCTTTCCCCGGCTGCGTCGCGAACAACTCCGTGGAACCTCCAGtggggggagcggcaaaaCAGTGGCGCGGCGAACAAGCAACGTGGTGTAGCAGCGCGGCCAACAAGCGACTTGGTGTAGCAGCGCGGCGAACTAGCGACTTGGTGTAGCAGCGCGGCGAACAAGCAACTTGGTGTAGCAGCGCGGTGAACTAGCGACTTGGTGTAGCAGCGCGGCGAACAAGCAACTTGGTGTAGCAGCGCGGCGCAGTGGTAATCGCTACTCCCCGCTTCAACGTGGCAATCGGTACGACCCGCATCACCGTGGTAATCGCTACTCCCCGCTTCAACGTGGCAATCGGTACGACCCGCATCACCGTGGCAATCGCTACCCCCCGCTTCACCGTGGCAATCGCTACTCCCCGCATCACCGAGAGGGACGCACCCAATGGAGGCGAAGCGCAGTGAGTGCGATGCGGGGAAACGGGAAGGAGGAAAGAAGCACAAGTACGGCAAGGAGGAAATGAACGGAGGGGTCCACGCAGAGGGTCACCTATCGGGGGACGTCCAATACGACCTGGAGATAGAGACCCGCCTGGAGGATGAAGACTCTGCGAACCACATCGGAAGTGGAGCAAGCGGAGCAGGAGGCACAGCCCGCCGCAAACACAACCACATAAACGTAGGCAACCTGAAGGACGAAGTAGTCCAAAACGATTTCAATAATGATGACCTGGATGATAAAGCCCTAGGGTTAGTAAATGACAAATCCATTAGAAGAAGGGAGAATGAGTTTCAGAGGAGAAAGTATGACTATATGATATCTCCGGGGAGGGCTGATCCTTTTGGAGATAAGAGTCCATCCCCAGGGGAGAGAACCTATGCAGATGTGATGATGGATGTAAACAAGGAgagtaacaaaatgaagcttTCCAGCGGTGGTGGGAAGGCTGGTGCTTCGGGGGGTACGTCTAGCCAAGCAGGAGGGAATAGAAGGATGAGGTGGGGTGTTACAGAAAGTAGTGATGCTGTAGGGAGAGAACCTGGGGAGTCAGTCACGTCAAGTAAATCAAatgaaggaataaaaaaggaacaaggaAAAAGTAAGTGGGATATTCTATCCGGAGAGGAGAGTAAATCCACCAGCTTTGGAAATATGGCTACTCCCGCTCCGTCCAAGTGGGTGGATACGCCCTTCATACTGAACGACGGGGGGGAagtaaagaagaaaaagatttcCCGATGGGACAAAGTCGGGGAAGGGACTGCTGCGGGAGCGGCGGATAGCCTCGCGCAGAGTGACATGATGAAAACGCCCAAAGTGGTACCACTTGGTGGATTGGCAGCCGGTGGAGTGCTATCCGGTGGAGTGGCAGCCGGTGGGGCCACCCCCGGAGGTATGCTCAAAACGCCCTACCTCGTGCCGGGGAGCGGGAACTTCGTGAATACGCCGTACGTGCTGAACCAATTGGGTAACGCCTCAGCAATGTTCACCCCGATGACCCCGGGAGTGGCCTCCCAGGCCATCGACtcgataataaaaatgaaaataaagaacgAAATGGAGATCCGAAACAGGCCACTAACAGATGAGGACCTGGACGAACTGCTGCCCTCTGAAGGGTATGAAATTGTAAAGCCCCCTGAGGAGTACGAAGCGATaagaaggaacaaattaaagGCTTTTTTTAAGACTGTAGCGAGCACTGCAGGGACTCCCCTTCTGATGGGGAGTAGTGGAGTCATTGGAGGGGTTCCCGCTTCTTTGCAAGGGGAGAAAACAGGGGAGCACTCCACAGGAGTGATGCAGACCCCGTATTTAAATAACAACATGATGAGTAGCACACTGGTTGGTGGAACGTTGCCTAGTGGTACCCCCTTTTACGAAATTCCAACCGCTACGACTAGTCAGATGAAGGACAcagagggaggaggaggagacaCACAGACGACACTCCTACAAAGTAGACAGTTCGAAATTAACAACCCACAATTGTTAAGTGAgttaaaatatgtacagctaaaaaatgaagacttCATCTATTTCAGTAAGCTGTTTCAAACAGTGGATGAAAGTGATCTATCACAGGAAGAGctgaaggagaggaagctAATGATACTTTTActtaagataaaaaatggaacgccATCTGTTAGACGTGCAGCTTTGAGAGCTATCACAGATAAGGTAAAGGAATTGGGTCccgaaattttatttaacttAATATTACCTCTAATGATGCATAACACATTGGAGGATCAGGAGAGACATCTCCTCGTGAAAGTAATCGATCGAATTCTGTTCAAGTTGGATGACTTGGTCAGACCTTATGtacacaaaattttggtGGTCATTGAACCGTTACTAATTGATGAGGATTACTACGCTAGAGTGGAAGGGAGAGAAATTATCAGTAATCTAGCCAAAGCTGCAGGACTAGCTACCATGATTGGAATTATGAGACCAGACATAGATCACCCGGATGAATACGTCAGGAACACTACTGCTAGAGCGTTTGCAGTTGTTGCGTCTGCACTTGGTATACCATCGTTAATTCTGTTTCTCAAGGCAGTGTGTCAATCGAAGAAGAATTGGGAAGCTAGACATACAGGGATTAAAATTGTACAACAGATTGCCATTCTGATGGGTTGCGCTGTTTTGCCTCACTTAAGACAACTCGTTTCGATCGTTGCTCATGGGTTGCATGACGAGCAACAGAAGGTGAAGACCATCACGGCACTTGCCATAGCTGCGTtagcagaagcagcagcaCCGTATGGGATCGAAGCGTTTGATTCTGTTTTGAGACCTCTATGGAAAGGAATCACAGAACACAGAGGGAAAGTGTTAGCTGCATTTTTAAAGGCCATCGGGTTGATCATCCCACTGATGGACCCATACCACGCAAGTTACTACACGAGAGAAGTGATGGTGATTCTCATTAATGAGTTTAACTCTCCtgatgaagaaatgaaaaaagttgTTCTAAAATGTGTGAAGCAGTGTATACAAACAGAGGGCATCGAAAAGGATTACATCAATCAAGAAGTcgtgaacccattttttgacAAATTTTGGGTTCTAAGAACTAGCCATGATAAGAGAAATCTACATCTAATAGTAGAAACGACAGTAGAAATTTCAAACAAAATAGGAGGAGCAGCTGTCATTGGGAGGATTGTAGACGATTTGAAGGACCCATCTGAGCAGTTCAGAAAAATGGTCATGCAGACTATCCAAAGTATTGTTAATAATCAAGGGGTAGATGACATAGATCAGACATTAGAGGAGCAGCTAATCGATGGAATCCTTTACGCATTTCAAGAACAAGCCTCAGAGGACTATTACGTGTTGCTAAACTCATTCGATGCGATAGTAAATAAATTGCAAATCAGAATGAAGCCCTACTTACCCCAAATAGCAGGAATTATTCGATGGAGACTGAATACACCTCTGCCAAAAATTAGACAACAAAGTGCAGAGCTGATTGGTAGGATAGCTAGCTTGATGCATCTATGTGAGGAACACCAAATGTTGGGTCATCTAGCGTTATACCTGTATGAATACCTGGGGGAGGAATACCCAGAAGTGTTAGGTAACATCATAGGTGCGTTAAAATCCATCGTAGTTGTTTTAGGGGTGCATAATATGACTCCACCGATAAAGGATCTGCTACCGAGAATaacccccattttgaaaaatcgaCATGAGAAAGTACAAGAAAATGTGATCGATCTGATTGGAATTATTGCAGACAAAGGAGGAGACTTAGTTTCTCCAAAGGAGTGGGATCGTATATGCTTCGATCTAATTGAGTTGTTAAAAtcgaacaaaaaattaattaggAGAGCAACGATCCAAACGTTTGGTTATATAGCCAGGACTATCGGA is part of the Plasmodium cynomolgi strain B DNA, chromosome 8, whole genome shotgun sequence genome and harbors:
- a CDS encoding splicing factor putative, which translates into the protein MEAKRSECDAGKREGGKKHKYGKEEMNGGVHAEGHLSGDVQYDLEIETRLEDEDSANHIGSGASGAGGTARRKHNHINVGNLKDEVVQNDFNNDDLDDKALGLVNDKSIRRRENEFQRRKYDYMISPGRADPFGDKSPSPGERTYADVMMDVNKESNKMKLSSGGGKAGASGGTSSQAGGNRRMRWGVTESSDAVGREPGESVTSSKSNEGIKKEQGKSKWDILSGEESKSTSFGNMATPAPSKWVDTPFILNDGGEVKKKKISRWDKVGEGTAAGAADSLAQSDMMKTPKVVPLGGLAAGGVLSGGVAAGGATPGGMLKTPYLVPGSGNFVNTPYVLNQLGNASAMFTPMTPGVASQAIDSIIKMKIKNEMEIRNRPLTDEDLDELLPSEGYEIVKPPEEYEAIRRNKLKAFFKTVASTAGTPLLMGSSGVIGGVPASLQGEKTGEHSTGVMQTPYLNNNMMSSTLVGGTLPSGTPFYEIPTATTSQMKDTEGGGGDTQTTLLQSRQFEINNPQLLSELKYVQLKNEDFIYFSKLFQTVDESDLSQEELKERKLMILLLKIKNGTPSVRRAALRAITDKVKELGPEILFNLILPLMMHNTLEDQERHLLVKVIDRILFKLDDLVRPYVHKILVVIEPLLIDEDYYARVEGREIISNLAKAAGLATMIGIMRPDIDHPDEYVRNTTARAFAVVASALGIPSLILFLKAVCQSKKNWEARHTGIKIVQQIAILMGCAVLPHLRQLVSIVAHGLHDEQQKVKTITALAIAALAEAAAPYGIEAFDSVLRPLWKGITEHRGKVLAAFLKAIGLIIPLMDPYHASYYTREVMVILINEFNSPDEEMKKVVLKCVKQCIQTEGIEKDYINQEVVNPFFDKFWVLRTSHDKRNLHLIVETTVEISNKIGGAAVIGRIVDDLKDPSEQFRKMVMQTIQSIVNNQGVDDIDQTLEEQLIDGILYAFQEQASEDYYVLLNSFDAIVNKLQIRMKPYLPQIAGIIRWRLNTPLPKIRQQSAELIGRIASLMHLCEEHQMLGHLALYLYEYLGEEYPEVLGNIIGALKSIVVVLGVHNMTPPIKDLLPRITPILKNRHEKVQENVIDLIGIIADKGGDLVSPKEWDRICFDLIELLKSNKKLIRRATIQTFGYIARTIGPFEVLTVLLNNLRVQERQLRVCTTVAIAIVADTCLPYSVLAALMNEYRTQDLNVQNGVLKALSFMFEYIGEIAKDYVYAVVPLLEHALMDRDLVHRQIATWACKHLALGCFGLNREDALIHLLNYVWPNIFETSPHLIQAVIDSIDGFRVALGPAIIFQYLVQGIFHPSRKVREIYWKIYNNVYIGHQDSLVPVYPPFERLADSNFARDELRYTLKLPRYWLFLFLTSGDRHFLGGSYPSILSGGIFTCGVAVTKR